Proteins encoded by one window of Polaribacter haliotis:
- a CDS encoding M1 family aminopeptidase translates to MKIQKSLLYIFLFIVSFSFAQNSTDYKAEREKIHDLVHTKLKVDLNFNKKELNGEAWITLKPHFYSTNKLVLDAKAMVIKQVTLNNQKLNFTNDDFYLNIDLPKTYTKDEEFTVYIAYTARPEKVKDKVTNIISASKGLYYINANGVDRNKPTQVWTQGETEGSSCWFPTIDAPNQKTSQEIYITVPNKYKTLSNGLLINQTKNGNNRTDYWKFDKKHAPYLFFLGVGEFEIIEDTYKNIPVNYYVEKEYAPFAKEIFGNTPEMIQFFSDKLGVEFPWSKYSQIVVRDYVSGAMENTTAVVHGEQAYQTAGQLIDENKQENTIAHELFHHWFGDLVTSESWSNLALNESFANYSEYLWRAHKYGKEDVEMYQFENANLYFEGQNSDKSLIRYNYDDKEDMFDLVSYNKGGAILHMLRNYVGDEAFFASLKAYLTRYKYQTAEAHQLRLVFEEITGKDLNWFFNQWFFGKGHPDIEISYDYNLIRKTVTVNILQQQAETFQFPFAIDVFEGTKRTRHNVFVDGNDASFTFPFNKQPTLIQVNADGVLLCEINENKVLSDYIFQLKNAQLFAHRREALLEVAKKQEEKNAFNAVVEAMDDPAYKIRILALENVDLINKSSKKNAIEKIKQLATSDPKTLVQASAIETLGKLIDPEMKPILLNALESKSYAVLGKALVALYYVDKPLAFKKSKELPDEVRKILATPLTQIFIESNDDTELPFIAKSVVSGMFLFGDDTTKALYQRAFKKISKSNDTEAIQNLVLDMVVKGNQYKSFNFDKVVINLMRTMVQDQEKSTNSNKVKNVAIIKESMAKLIQ, encoded by the coding sequence ATGAAGATTCAAAAATCCCTTTTATATATTTTTCTATTTATTGTTAGTTTTAGTTTTGCTCAGAATTCAACTGATTACAAAGCAGAGAGAGAGAAAATTCACGATTTAGTACACACAAAATTAAAAGTAGACCTTAATTTCAATAAAAAAGAATTAAATGGAGAAGCTTGGATCACACTAAAACCACATTTTTATAGCACAAACAAACTTGTTTTAGACGCAAAAGCGATGGTTATTAAACAAGTAACTCTTAATAATCAAAAATTAAACTTTACAAACGACGATTTTTATTTAAATATAGATTTACCAAAAACCTACACAAAAGACGAAGAGTTTACAGTTTATATAGCATATACAGCGCGTCCAGAAAAGGTGAAAGATAAAGTGACTAATATTATTTCTGCTTCTAAAGGTTTGTATTATATCAATGCAAATGGAGTAGACAGGAACAAACCAACCCAAGTTTGGACCCAAGGTGAAACCGAAGGCAGTAGCTGTTGGTTTCCAACAATAGATGCTCCAAACCAAAAAACATCACAAGAAATTTACATAACAGTCCCTAATAAATACAAAACACTTTCCAATGGTTTGTTAATCAACCAAACAAAAAACGGAAACAACAGAACCGATTATTGGAAATTCGACAAAAAACACGCTCCATATTTATTCTTTCTTGGAGTTGGTGAGTTTGAAATAATCGAAGACACCTATAAAAACATTCCTGTTAATTATTATGTAGAAAAAGAATACGCACCTTTTGCAAAAGAAATTTTTGGAAACACACCAGAAATGATACAGTTTTTCTCAGATAAATTAGGCGTAGAATTTCCTTGGAGTAAATACAGCCAAATTGTGGTGAGAGATTACGTTTCTGGAGCCATGGAAAATACAACAGCAGTAGTTCATGGAGAACAAGCATACCAAACTGCAGGACAATTAATAGACGAAAACAAACAAGAAAATACAATTGCTCACGAATTGTTTCATCATTGGTTTGGCGATTTAGTTACTTCCGAAAGCTGGAGTAATTTGGCTTTAAACGAATCTTTTGCCAATTATAGCGAATATCTTTGGAGAGCTCATAAATATGGAAAAGAAGATGTAGAAATGTATCAATTCGAAAATGCGAACTTGTATTTCGAAGGCCAGAATAGTGACAAAAGTTTAATTCGTTATAATTATGACGATAAAGAAGATATGTTCGATTTAGTAAGCTATAATAAAGGTGGTGCTATTTTACACATGTTACGAAATTATGTTGGAGACGAAGCTTTCTTTGCAAGTTTAAAAGCATATTTAACGAGATATAAATACCAAACTGCAGAAGCGCATCAATTGAGATTAGTTTTTGAAGAAATTACAGGAAAAGATTTAAACTGGTTTTTTAATCAGTGGTTTTTTGGAAAAGGGCATCCAGATATCGAAATTTCTTACGATTATAATTTAATAAGAAAAACAGTAACTGTAAACATTCTTCAACAACAAGCAGAAACATTTCAATTCCCTTTTGCTATTGATGTTTTCGAAGGAACCAAAAGAACAAGACATAACGTTTTTGTAGATGGAAATGATGCTTCTTTTACATTTCCTTTTAATAAGCAACCTACTTTAATACAAGTAAATGCAGATGGTGTTTTGTTGTGTGAAATCAACGAAAATAAAGTGCTGAGTGATTATATTTTTCAATTGAAAAACGCACAATTATTTGCACATAGGAGAGAAGCTTTATTGGAAGTTGCCAAAAAGCAAGAAGAAAAAAATGCTTTTAATGCTGTTGTAGAGGCAATGGACGATCCTGCTTATAAAATTAGAATTTTAGCATTAGAAAATGTAGATTTAATTAACAAATCTTCAAAGAAAAATGCAATTGAAAAAATTAAACAATTAGCAACTTCAGATCCAAAAACATTAGTGCAAGCAAGTGCAATAGAAACCTTAGGGAAACTAATAGATCCTGAAATGAAACCTATTTTATTAAATGCGTTGGAAAGTAAATCGTATGCAGTTTTAGGAAAAGCTTTGGTGGCACTATATTATGTGGATAAACCTCTGGCATTTAAAAAGTCTAAAGAATTACCAGATGAAGTTCGTAAAATTCTAGCAACACCATTAACACAAATATTTATTGAATCTAATGACGATACAGAGTTGCCATTTATCGCTAAAAGTGTAGTTTCTGGTATGTTTTTATTTGGAGATGATACTACAAAAGCACTATATCAAAGAGCTTTTAAGAAGATTTCTAAGAGTAATGATACTGAAGCCATACAGAATTTGGTTTTAGATATGGTTGTAAAAGGAAATCAGTACAAAAGCTTTAATTTTGATAAGGTTGTGATCAATTTAATGCGAACAATGGTGCAAGACCAAGAGAAATCTACAAACTCTAATAAAGTTAAAAACGTCGCTATTATTAAAGAATCAATGGCGAAACTTATTCAATAA
- a CDS encoding helix-turn-helix domain-containing protein, producing the protein MINSVEFTERLKKVMEYHQLSASTFADKIGVQRSSISHILSGRNKPSLDFILKVTSEFLDVDIHWLLNGKGNYPKIVDTTSTPSPSLFEDSKPVLGKRIQRIVVFYDDGTFAEYKK; encoded by the coding sequence ATGATAAACAGTGTTGAATTTACTGAAAGATTAAAAAAAGTGATGGAATACCACCAATTATCTGCTTCTACTTTTGCAGATAAAATAGGTGTGCAACGTTCCAGTATTTCACATATTTTGTCTGGAAGAAATAAACCGAGTCTAGATTTTATTTTAAAAGTAACTTCCGAATTTTTAGATGTAGATATTCATTGGTTGTTAAATGGAAAAGGAAATTATCCTAAAATAGTAGACACGACTTCTACTCCATCTCCTTCTTTATTTGAAGATTCTAAACCTGTTTTAGGAAAAAGAATTCAAAGAATTGTTGTATTTTATGATGATGGTACCTTTGCTGAATACAAGAAATAA
- a CDS encoding M14 family zinc carboxypeptidase encodes MKILATEFLASIYQTEKESTLSGKWITYKDIENLFKKYQAIFEVKQIGTSEEERPILQLKIGTGSKKILLWSQMHGNESTGTKALFDVFNCFLNSNKDELSIILKECTLIFIPMLNPDGAQAYTRINANNIDLNRDAVDRKAKESKLLRKILEEFNPQFCFNLHDQRTIFNVEGTKNPATISFLAPSEEETRALTKGRTETMNVIVAMNKMLQNIIPNYVGRYTDEFYPTATGDNFQKLGFNTILIESGHFPNDYIREESRKYTFFSILQGIYHIATAINFNTYKEYFSIPNNDKIFYDVIHRYPDSKDDVAYQYQDLIVNDKLVSKLVKVEEKVLKSNIGHSEIVFESKKV; translated from the coding sequence ATGAAGATATTAGCCACCGAATTTTTAGCATCTATTTATCAAACAGAAAAAGAAAGTACTCTTTCTGGAAAATGGATTACGTATAAAGACATCGAAAATCTTTTTAAAAAATACCAAGCAATTTTCGAAGTAAAACAAATTGGAACTTCCGAAGAAGAAAGACCAATTCTGCAATTAAAAATCGGAACAGGCTCTAAGAAAATTTTGCTGTGGTCGCAAATGCATGGAAACGAAAGCACAGGAACCAAAGCATTATTCGATGTATTCAATTGTTTTTTAAATAGTAATAAAGACGAACTTTCAATAATTTTAAAAGAATGTACATTGATTTTTATTCCGATGTTAAATCCAGATGGAGCACAAGCCTACACAAGAATAAATGCAAATAATATCGATTTAAACAGAGATGCAGTCGATAGAAAAGCAAAAGAAAGCAAGTTATTACGTAAGATTTTAGAGGAATTCAATCCGCAATTTTGTTTCAACTTGCACGATCAAAGAACTATTTTTAATGTGGAAGGCACTAAAAATCCTGCAACCATTTCCTTTTTAGCACCTTCAGAAGAAGAAACCAGAGCTTTAACAAAAGGCAGAACAGAAACTATGAATGTAATTGTAGCCATGAATAAAATGCTACAAAACATAATACCTAATTATGTAGGCAGATATACAGACGAATTTTATCCTACAGCAACTGGCGACAACTTCCAGAAATTAGGTTTTAATACCATTTTAATTGAATCTGGGCATTTTCCAAACGATTATATAAGAGAAGAGAGCAGAAAATATACGTTCTTTTCAATTTTACAAGGAATTTATCATATTGCAACTGCCATTAATTTTAATACTTATAAGGAGTACTTTTCAATACCTAATAACGATAAAATTTTCTACGATGTAATTCATAGATATCCAGATTCTAAAGATGATGTCGCATATCAATATCAAGATTTAATTGTGAATGATAAATTAGTTTCAAAATTGGTAAAAGTAGAAGAAAAAGTGTTGAAATCTAATATAGGACACTCCGAAATCGTTTTCGAAAGCAAAAAAGTTTAG
- a CDS encoding Lrp/AsnC family transcriptional regulator: MKKFILDEIDHQILDILIENARTPFTDIAKQLLVSAGTIHVRVKKMEDEGIIQGSTLTLNYEKMGYSFIAHVGVYLEKTSMTQSVIENLRAIPNVTVAYVTAGKYNIFCKVRAKGTNDAKDIIYQIDDVPGVNRTETMIALEESINDKKRMMHAIFKEL, translated from the coding sequence ATGAAGAAGTTTATTTTAGACGAAATCGACCACCAGATTTTAGATATCTTAATTGAAAATGCAAGAACACCTTTTACGGACATTGCAAAACAGTTATTAGTTTCTGCAGGAACCATTCACGTTCGTGTTAAAAAAATGGAAGACGAAGGTATTATTCAAGGTTCTACATTAACATTAAACTACGAAAAAATGGGCTATTCTTTTATTGCTCATGTTGGTGTTTATTTAGAAAAAACCTCTATGACACAGAGTGTTATCGAAAATTTAAGAGCAATACCAAACGTAACTGTAGCTTATGTAACTGCTGGTAAATACAATATTTTCTGTAAAGTAAGAGCAAAAGGAACAAACGATGCAAAAGACATTATTTATCAAATAGATGATGTTCCTGGAGTAAATAGAACAGAAACAATGATTGCTTTAGAGGAAAGTATCAACGATAAGAAAAGAATGATGCATGCTATTTTTAAAGAATTATAG